ATGGAGGGATGGTCGGCGGTAAACGTGGGCAAGGCGGAGGTCCGGAACGCCAGGCTGACCGAGATCGTGGACAGTATCGAGTTAGGGCGTGCCGCCCCGCGCCTGAGCGTGGCTTTCAGACGGGTACCGGAGCTCCGACGGGGGAGGTTACTGACCGAGAATCAGGACGCGGATACCATGCTTCGGTGGGGCAAATTCACCGAAACGATCGCTGAGCTAACGGAGGAGGAGTTACATAACGGTGCGTACTTCTCGCTCCGAAAGCCGGGGAACCCACCGGAAGAAGTACTCTACGACGCCTCCGGTAGGCCGATCCTCAGGATCCTCATGCCGGACGAGGGTAAACCGAGCGTAAGCGTGCTCGGGAACGGGGAACCCTTCGATCTTAAGGCGTTCGTCCGTGAGAACTGCGAGACGCTGGAAAACCTGTTCGAGGACGCAGTGGATTCCCTAGGTGGAGTAGCGGGAGAGTTCGATGTCCTACTCGTGCCGGTCAGCGGGGGGAAGGACAGCACGTGCTGCTTAGCGATAGCCGTCGAAACGGCGGACCGATTAGGAATAGACGTCGAAGCCGTGTACGTGGATACCGGATACGACCTGGGAAGAGACGTCGTCGAAGACGTCGGAGCAGCGTTGGGAGTCGACATTAAGCACGTAGACGTTTCCGATGCGTTTGAGCGTGGGTTGAGGGAGCGGAAGCCTACCCATGAGAACCGATGGTGCACCGGTGTGAAGCTTTCCGGGATCAAGAAAGTGCTGAAGGATTTGGAGGGAGATGTCCTGTTGGTCGTGGGGGATCGAGATGCGGAGAGCCGTAGGAGGAGATTGAGGCCGCCGGTCCATAGGAACCGTCTGCTCGACGTGCCCGAAGTTAACCCCGTGAAAGGGTGGGGAGGAGCCGAGGTGCTCGGGACGTTGTTCCGATTGGGTCTACCCGTGAGCGAACTGTACGAGATCGGGTTCTACAGGTTGGGCTGCTCCGTGTGTCCCTCATTCACGGCGTGGGAGAGAACGCTCGTGGAGCTCAGCCGATAATCCTGACTGCGGGCTTCATCGCCAACTCTCAAGCGCAAGCGCGGTCTCCCACGGGCCCGACGGTGCGCACGCGGGGACAACGTTACGGTTACTTTAACGATTGCGTCCGGGGGTATCGGTTCACTTCATGATGATCTCCACGTGCACCTCTTCGGGGACGTGTATACGCATTAGCCGTCGGATCGTACGCTCATCGCCTTTAATATCGATCAACCGCTTGTGAATGCGCATCTCCCACTTGTCCCAAGTAGCCTTACCTTCACCGTCCGGAGACTTCCGTGTCGGAACCAGAAGTCGTTTAGTCGGCAGTGGGATGGGACCAGACATCTGAGCACCGGTTTCCTCAACGACCTTCTTGATCCGCTCACAGACCTCCTCGAGTTTGTGGTGATCGGTACTCGACAGGCGCAGGCGTACTTCCTGGGCCATCACGACACCTCCCGGAAGAGAATTATCTCGAGGGGAAGAAAGCTCACTCTTCCTTCTCGATCTTCACGCACATTCCGGCGGCCACCGTCTGACCCATGTCTCTGATGGCGAACCGGCCAAGCTGTGGGATGAAGCTGACCTCCTCGATGACCATCGGCTTCGTCGGCCGGATGCGCACCTTCGCGGCCTCTCCGGTCTTCAGGAAGTCCGGGTTCTCTTCGATTACCTCACCGGTAGCCGGATCGATCTTCTCGATGAGTTCCTCGAACTTGCAGGCCACCTGGGCGGTGTGACAGTGGAATACCGGTGTGTAACCTGCGGTGATCGCGCTCGGGTGCTGTAGGACCACGATCTGCGCGATGAAGGTGTCGTCCGGCGTAACCACGGTAGCCGGCTCGTCGGGGTGACAGGCTACGTCACCGCGGCTGATGTCGTTCTTACCCACGCCCTTCACGTTGAAACCGATGTTGTCGCCCGGCTCGGCGCGCTCGATCTCCTCGTGGTGCATCTCGATGCTCCTGACCTCACCCTCTCCCTTCCGTCCTCCGGTGGCCGTGTAGGCCGGCTCAAACCGGACGGTGTCGCCCACCTCGAGTACTCCTGTCTCAACCCGACCCACCGGCACGGTACCGACACCGGTGATCGAGTACACGTCCTGGATCGGGATCCGCAGCGGCT
Above is a window of Methanopyrus sp. SNP6 DNA encoding:
- the rpsJ gene encoding 30S ribosomal protein S10, encoding MAQEVRLRLSSTDHHKLEEVCERIKKVVEETGAQMSGPIPLPTKRLLVPTRKSPDGEGKATWDKWEMRIHKRLIDIKGDERTIRRLMRIHVPEEVHVEIIMK
- a CDS encoding phosphoadenosine phosphosulfate reductase family protein translates to MEGRVHLHVLVRARKDASAVESALERYYPDWEWRVETLGGERNPSWIVGLARERFEDSDAMWKVLLLGRRSYSGRGRVVWMEGWSAVNVGKAEVRNARLTEIVDSIELGRAAPRLSVAFRRVPELRRGRLLTENQDADTMLRWGKFTETIAELTEEELHNGAYFSLRKPGNPPEEVLYDASGRPILRILMPDEGKPSVSVLGNGEPFDLKAFVRENCETLENLFEDAVDSLGGVAGEFDVLLVPVSGGKDSTCCLAIAVETADRLGIDVEAVYVDTGYDLGRDVVEDVGAALGVDIKHVDVSDAFERGLRERKPTHENRWCTGVKLSGIKKVLKDLEGDVLLVVGDRDAESRRRRLRPPVHRNRLLDVPEVNPVKGWGGAEVLGTLFRLGLPVSELYEIGFYRLGCSVCPSFTAWERTLVELSR
- the tuf gene encoding translation elongation factor EF-1 subunit alpha, giving the protein MAKEKEHINLAFIGHVDHGKSTLVGRLLYDTGVIEDKDLGEGEDKFRVIMDTLEEERERGVTIDLAHTKFETDNYEFTIVDCPGHRDFVKNMITGASQADAAILVVATDDGVMPQTKEHAFLAKTLGIDQLIVAINKMDLVDYDEDRYEEVKQEVAELLKTIGYNVDEIPFIPISAFEGDNVVEKSDNTPWYDGPTLLEALDDLEPPKKPIDKPLRIPIQDVYSITGVGTVPVGRVETGVLEVGDTVRFEPAYTATGGRKGEGEVRSIEMHHEEIERAEPGDNIGFNVKGVGKNDISRGDVACHPDEPATVVTPDDTFIAQIVVLQHPSAITAGYTPVFHCHTAQVACKFEELIEKIDPATGEVIEENPDFLKTGEAAKVRIRPTKPMVIEEVSFIPQLGRFAIRDMGQTVAAGMCVKIEKEE